A genomic window from Flavobacterium azooxidireducens includes:
- the ggt gene encoding gamma-glutamyltransferase — translation MKNIAFFFLLILIGCKSEQTTIPTGLVTEKAMVVSAREEASKIGVEIMKQGGNAFDAMIATELALAVAYPYAGNIGGGGFMVFRKFSGETGSLDYREKAPLAANSSMFLDEKGDVVSGMSTESAKSIGVPGTIAGVFAVHEKFGTLPIETILKPVIELAKKGVIVTKKQEERLNHYRNAIIKANGNESLFSKSYKENDTIRYFALANTLEQIAKNGRDEFYKGETAKKLVMYIQTKGGIITLEDLEKYQAVWRDPISINYKNYKVTSMAPPSSGGITLGQILKMIEPYDVQTLQHNSEKYIQLLVEAERRAYADRNHYLGDPDFVKIPSKELLDDVYLKSRMSNFSFDEATKSSDVSKGNVQFSESMETTHYSIVDQFGNAVSATTTINDAYGSKFFCDELGFFLNNEMDDFSAKPGIPNMFGLTGSEANSIAPQKRMLSSMTPTIIEKDGKLFMVLGTPGGSTIITSVLQTFLNVAEFEMSMKEAVNAPRFHHQWLPDEVIFEPESFSKEILQSLKKKNYLINEKATPILGKVDAILVLPNGKYEGGADKRGDDKAVGF, via the coding sequence ATGAAAAATATTGCCTTCTTTTTTTTATTGATATTAATAGGATGTAAATCCGAGCAAACTACCATTCCAACCGGATTAGTCACTGAAAAAGCAATGGTTGTTTCTGCTCGTGAAGAAGCTTCTAAAATTGGTGTAGAAATTATGAAACAAGGCGGAAATGCTTTTGACGCCATGATTGCTACCGAATTGGCTTTGGCAGTTGCCTATCCGTATGCCGGAAATATTGGCGGTGGCGGTTTTATGGTTTTTAGAAAATTTTCCGGCGAAACAGGTAGTTTAGATTACCGTGAAAAAGCTCCATTGGCTGCTAATTCAAGTATGTTTTTAGATGAAAAAGGAGATGTCGTAAGCGGAATGAGCACTGAATCTGCCAAAAGTATTGGCGTTCCCGGAACTATCGCCGGTGTTTTTGCTGTACATGAAAAATTTGGAACGCTTCCGATTGAAACTATTTTAAAACCGGTAATTGAATTAGCCAAAAAAGGTGTCATCGTAACCAAAAAACAAGAAGAACGATTGAACCATTATCGAAACGCAATCATCAAAGCAAACGGAAATGAATCGCTGTTTTCAAAATCATACAAGGAAAATGACACAATTCGATACTTTGCCTTAGCGAATACATTAGAACAAATTGCCAAAAATGGTAGAGATGAATTTTATAAAGGCGAAACGGCTAAAAAATTAGTCATGTACATTCAAACCAAAGGCGGAATCATCACATTAGAAGATTTGGAGAAATATCAAGCGGTTTGGCGTGATCCAATTTCAATTAATTATAAAAATTACAAAGTAACTTCAATGGCTCCGCCAAGCAGTGGTGGGATTACGTTGGGTCAGATTTTAAAAATGATTGAGCCGTATGATGTACAAACATTGCAACATAATTCGGAAAAGTATATTCAACTTTTGGTGGAAGCCGAACGAAGAGCTTATGCCGACAGAAATCATTATTTAGGCGATCCTGATTTTGTAAAAATTCCAAGTAAAGAACTATTGGATGATGTGTATTTGAAAAGCCGAATGAGTAATTTTTCATTTGATGAAGCTACAAAATCAAGTGATGTTTCAAAAGGAAACGTTCAATTTTCCGAAAGTATGGAAACCACTCATTATTCTATTGTCGATCAATTTGGGAATGCCGTTTCTGCCACTACAACAATTAATGATGCATATGGTTCTAAGTTTTTTTGTGATGAATTAGGTTTCTTTTTAAACAACGAAATGGATGATTTTTCAGCAAAACCGGGCATCCCAAATATGTTTGGTTTAACCGGTTCCGAAGCCAACAGCATTGCTCCTCAAAAAAGAATGTTGAGTTCTATGACACCAACCATTATTGAGAAAGACGGAAAATTGTTTATGGTTTTAGGAACTCCTGGTGGTTCAACAATTATAACTTCCGTTTTACAAACTTTTTTAAATGTAGCCGAATTTGAAATGAGTATGAAAGAAGCTGTAAATGCTCCTCGTTTTCATCATCAATGGTTGCCGGACGAAGTGATTTTTGAACCTGAAAGTTTTTCAAAAGAAATTCTTCAATCGTTAAAAAAGAAAAATTATCTCATCAACGAAAAAGCCACTCCAATTCTCGGAAAAGTTGACGCTATTTTAGTTCTTCCCAACGGAAAATATGAAGGTGGAGCAGACAAAAGAGGCGATGATAAAGCAGTTGGTTTTTAA
- a CDS encoding acyl carrier protein phosphodiesterase: MNFLAHIYLSGDNKQIQIGNFMADGIRGNDYLNYPDDIQKGIILHRAIDTFTDAHPIFRKSKHRLHEKYGHYSGVIIDIFYDHFLAKNWQKYSDEPLEKTAADFYENLSSNYAILTERTKGMMPYMIARNWLVSYASLEGLSMIMFQMDHRTKNRVDMHLSMNELKEFYTEFEEEFTAFFEELQMHCKEKLATL; encoded by the coding sequence ATGAATTTTCTAGCACATATATACCTTTCTGGCGACAACAAGCAAATTCAAATCGGAAATTTTATGGCCGATGGTATTCGTGGCAACGATTATTTGAACTATCCCGACGATATTCAAAAAGGTATTATTTTGCACAGAGCCATTGATACGTTTACTGATGCTCACCCAATTTTTAGGAAAAGTAAACATCGTTTACATGAAAAATACGGACATTATTCGGGAGTAATTATCGATATTTTTTACGATCATTTTTTGGCTAAGAATTGGCAAAAGTATTCCGATGAACCGTTGGAAAAAACAGCTGCTGATTTTTATGAAAATTTAAGTTCGAATTATGCCATTTTAACCGAACGAACCAAAGGAATGATGCCTTATATGATTGCCCGAAATTGGTTGGTGAGTTATGCTTCCCTCGAAGGTTTATCGATGATTATGTTTCAAATGGATCATCGCACAAAAAACAGAGTAGATATGCATCTTTCGATGAATGAATTAAAAGAATTTTATACTGAATTTGAAGAAGAATTCACAGCCTTTTTTGAAGAATTACAAATGCATTGCAAGGAAAAATTAGCTACTTTATGA
- the glmM gene encoding phosphoglucosamine mutase, translated as MTLIKSISGIRGTIGGKVGDNLTPVDAVKFASAYGTFLKEGRGKMEAGRKLKVVIGRDARISGPMIHNLVMNTLIGLGIDVIDLGLSTTPTVEIAVPMEKADGGIILTASHNPKQWNALKLLNEKGEFLNGAEGVKILEIAESEAFDFSDVDSLGEVTVNDAYMDIHIDEVLNLPLVDAEAVAKRKFKVVVDGVNSSGGIIIPNLLEQMGVEVVKLYCEPNGHFPHNPEPLKEHLGDICELVVKEKADFGIVVDPDVDRLAFISNDGEMFGEEYTLVAVADYVLSKTPGNTVSNMSSSRALRDITEKHNGKYQASAVGEVNVVELMKSTNAIIGGEGNGGIIYPESHYGRDSLVGVALFLTHLANLDVTVAELRASYPQYYMSKNKIELTPEIDVDAILVEMTAKYAHEQISTIDGVKIDFANEWVHLRKSNTEPIIRIYTEAPTQQAADALALRIIDEIKAVISK; from the coding sequence ATGACATTAATTAAATCAATTTCAGGCATTAGAGGAACAATTGGCGGAAAAGTAGGTGATAATCTCACTCCGGTGGATGCAGTAAAATTTGCTTCAGCCTACGGAACTTTTTTAAAAGAGGGAAGAGGGAAGATGGAAGCTGGAAGAAAATTGAAAGTGGTTATTGGTCGTGATGCTCGAATTTCCGGTCCGATGATTCATAATTTAGTGATGAACACGTTGATTGGATTAGGTATTGATGTAATTGATTTAGGGCTTTCTACAACGCCAACGGTTGAAATTGCCGTTCCGATGGAAAAGGCTGATGGCGGAATTATTCTAACCGCTTCGCACAATCCAAAACAATGGAATGCATTGAAATTATTGAATGAAAAAGGTGAATTTTTAAATGGTGCGGAAGGTGTTAAAATCCTTGAAATTGCAGAAAGTGAAGCATTTGATTTTTCTGATGTAGATAGTTTAGGTGAAGTTACTGTGAATGATGCCTACATGGATATTCACATTGACGAAGTGTTGAATTTGCCTTTAGTTGATGCTGAAGCGGTTGCCAAACGAAAATTTAAAGTGGTGGTTGATGGTGTAAATTCTTCTGGCGGAATCATTATTCCAAATTTACTAGAACAAATGGGTGTGGAAGTCGTGAAATTGTATTGTGAACCAAACGGACATTTTCCTCACAATCCTGAACCTTTGAAAGAGCATTTAGGCGATATTTGCGAATTGGTTGTGAAAGAAAAAGCCGATTTCGGAATTGTAGTTGATCCGGATGTGGATCGTTTAGCGTTTATTTCAAATGATGGTGAAATGTTTGGAGAAGAATATACTTTAGTTGCCGTGGCCGATTATGTGTTGAGTAAAACGCCCGGAAATACAGTTTCTAACATGTCTTCTTCAAGAGCTTTACGCGATATTACTGAAAAACACAACGGTAAATACCAAGCCAGTGCTGTTGGTGAGGTAAATGTGGTGGAATTAATGAAATCTACCAACGCCATTATCGGTGGAGAAGGAAACGGCGGAATCATTTATCCTGAGTCGCATTATGGTCGTGATAGTTTGGTGGGTGTAGCTTTATTTTTGACGCATTTAGCCAATTTGGATGTTACTGTGGCGGAACTTCGTGCTTCGTATCCACAATATTATATGAGTAAAAATAAAATTGAACTAACTCCTGAAATTGATGTGGATGCTATTTTGGTTGAGATGACAGCTAAATATGCTCACGAACAAATTTCTACTATTGATGGTGTAAAAATTGATTTTGCAAACGAATGGGTTCATTTGCGTAAATCGAATACAGAGCCAATCATTCGAATTTATACGGAAGCTCCAACGCAACAAGCAGCAGATGCATTGGCTTTGCGAATCATTGACGAAATTAAAGCTGTTATCTCAAAATAA
- the def gene encoding peptide deformylase: MKNSILVSFLLISIVAFSQKFTKEERDFILEADSTQMFKVIQITEPNELKILKAVSTDVNPKDKLIPHIAKRMYLAMRNPANPGIGIAAPQVGINRNLFWVQRLDKPGEPFEFYINPKIVWQSDLLRKGMEGCLSIPEDRGDVYRNYTIKVTYFDLKGNFKEEMIEGFTAVIFQHEEDHLNGILFTDRINEQTNWNVQSINNDVNLFLKKKLKRN, encoded by the coding sequence ATGAAAAATTCAATTCTGGTTTCTTTTTTATTGATTTCGATTGTGGCTTTTTCTCAAAAGTTCACTAAAGAAGAACGTGATTTTATTTTGGAAGCCGATTCAACCCAAATGTTCAAAGTAATTCAGATAACTGAACCCAATGAATTGAAAATTTTGAAAGCGGTTTCAACCGATGTGAATCCGAAAGATAAATTAATTCCACATATTGCCAAAAGAATGTATTTGGCCATGCGAAATCCTGCCAATCCCGGAATAGGTATTGCCGCTCCACAAGTTGGAATTAATAGAAATTTATTTTGGGTGCAACGATTAGATAAACCCGGCGAACCGTTTGAGTTTTACATCAACCCAAAAATTGTTTGGCAATCGGATTTGTTGCGAAAAGGCATGGAAGGGTGTCTCTCTATTCCCGAAGACCGAGGCGATGTCTATCGAAATTATACCATCAAAGTCACTTATTTTGATTTAAAAGGAAATTTTAAAGAAGAAATGATAGAAGGTTTTACCGCCGTTATTTTTCAACATGAAGAAGATCATTTAAACGGAATTTTGTTTACCGATAGAATTAATGAACAAACCAATTGGAATGTTCAATCGATTAATAATGATGTGAATTTGTTTTTGAAGAAGAAACTGAAGCGGAATTAA